The following is a genomic window from bacterium.
ATCCGGCCGCCACGGACGGATCCAAAGCCCATCCCCAGGGTGCTCGCACAAAGTGTGTAAAGGCGCATCACTGGGCGTAGAGCCGCTCACGGATGGCCTGCACCTCGTAACGCAGCCGCTCGTCTTCCTTCAGCTCGTTGGCGATCTTCTCGATGGAATGCAGCGCGGTCGTGTGATCCCGGCCGCCGAAGGCCTTGCCGATCGCCGGCAGCGATGACGGCGTCTCTTCGCGCACCAGGAACATCGCCACCTGCCGGGGAAAGACGATGTGCTTGTCGCGGCGCTTGCTCTTCATGTCCTCGAGGGTGACGTTGTAGTAATCGGCCACCAGAGCCTGGATGCGTTCGACGTTGATCGGCTTGCGGGTGCCGGCGGGGATGATGTCGGCGAGAAGTCGCGCCGCTTCCTCTTCGTCCAGCTGCCTCTGGTGGACGGCGGCGAAGGCTTGCACCCGGGTGAGCGCGCCCTCCAGCTCGCGGATGTTCCGCTGGACTTTGTGGGCGATGAAGCTGAGCACCTCCTCGGGGACGAGGCTGCTGTTGCCGCCGAGCTTGGTGTGCAGGATGGCCAGCCGGGTCTCGAAGTCCGGTGACTGGATGTCGGCGATGAGACCCCACTCGAACCGCGACCGCAGCCGGTCCTCGAGAGTGGGGATCTCTTTCGGCGGCCGGTCGGAGGAGATGACGATCTGCTTGTTGATCTCATGCAGCGCGTTGAAGGTGTGAAAGAACTCTTCCTTGGTGCGGTCCTTGCCGGCGAGGAACTGCACGTCGTCGATGAGCAGCACGTCGACGGTGCGGTACTTGTGCCGGAACTCACCCATGCGGGCGGTGGCGATGGAGGTGATGACCTCGTTCGTGAACTGCTCCGAAGTGAGGTAGACCACGCGCTTGCGGGGGAACCGGTCGTGCACCTCGTGGCCGATGGCGTGCATGAGATGTGTCTTGCCGAGACCCACGCCGCCATAGAGGAAGAGCGGGTTGTAACTGTCTCCCGGCGCCTCGGCGACCGCCTTGGCCGCGGCGTGGGCGAATTGCGAGTTGTGACCGACGACGAACGAGGAGAACCTGAACCGCGCGTTGAGCTCGGACGGCGTGATGAGCTCTTCGCCGGACGCGGCTTCCACCCCGTTGTCGTGCCCGTTCCCGTGTCCGTTCTCCGCCCCCTGGGCCTCGAAGTCGACCGCCACCAACAGGGGCCGGTGCCCGCTCGGCGAGATGACGAAATCGATGTTCACCTCGGAGCCCGTCACGGCCTGCAGCGTTTCCTGGATGAGGCCGGAGAATCGGTCCTCCAGCCAGTCTTTCGCGAGCTTGCTCGGCACTCCGATGCGGAAGGTGCCGCCGTCGGCAGACACCACAGACGTGTTTTTCAGCCACATGTCGTAGGTGCGCTTGGCGAGCTGGAAGCGCAGCTCCTCCTGGACCTGTGACCAGATCTGGTCCTGGTTCAACTCACCACCCCACGCGGTTGGCGGCCGTCCGCCCGGCGCCCGACCGGGCGGTGGGAGCGGTCGATGACGCCGGCCGTGCCTGGGGAAAGCGGGGGCGGCCGCTCTGCAAATGCTGTGGACAACCTGGGACCAAATCCTCTCCTGCCTTTTCCTGCCCCCGCACCCACGAGGCGACTCATGAATCGCGCCGCCGGCGACCGCAGGTTCAACCGAAGCTCCTTGACCATGAGCTCCGCCTCCGTGGTGCCTGTGGAAAAGAGCGGACCGGATTTCCACAGGTTGGCGGTGCCTGCCTGTCCGAAATCCCCTATCCGGTCAATCCCGAAATATGGAAGCGGTGTTGTACGTCTAGCTTACTGTGACTTGAAGAGATAAATCAGACCAGCGTGGTAAATCTGTACTGGATTGTTGGCCATGCCCCTGCCCCGTGTGCTTCCGGGCGGGGAGTGTACCAAACAGCCAACGTCGCTGCAAGGCTCCGACCGACCCGATGAAGTTACAAAAGCGCTATCAGCATCCGGCAGGCTGGTGTCCGGTACACTACCGCGGTTCTCATACGCTGCAGCCACGCGCGCGCGGGCCTGCGGTCATTTGCAAGGGAGATCCCTCCGATCAAGCGAACCTTCCAACCCAAGAAACGGTACCGCCGCCGCGTGCACGGCTTCCTGCTCCGCATGAGCGCAAGAGGCGGTGCTCGAGTCGTGCGCAACCGCCGTCGCAAGGGCCGCCAGCGGCTGACGAGCTAAGCCCGCACGCCGGTGAAGAGGCGCTTGCGGCTCCGCCGGCATCGCGATTTCCAGGCGACGCTCAGCGGCAGGCGGTTCTACAGCGGACGGGCCCTCGTGGCGTTTGCCGTCCCCAGCCAGGGCGCGGAGAGCCGGGTCGGGGTGACGGTCAGCCGCAGGCTGAAGAGCTCTGTCGAGCGGAACCGAGCCCGGCGCCGGCTGCGGGAGCTGGCGCGCATCAAGCTGCTCGGTGCTGATTCGCCGCTGCGCGACGTGGGAATACGATATGACGTGGTCCTGATCGCCCGCCCGGCGGCGCTGGAAGTTTCGTTCGCCGACCTGAGAGCGGAGGCTGATCAAGCAGTGCTCAGGCTCTCCCGGCTTGACCCATGACGAAGCTCCTGCTCGTTCTGATCCGCGGCTACCAGAAGTCGTTTTCCAAGATCCTCCCGCCGTCCTGCCGGTACTACCCCTCGTGCTCCCAGTACACGTACGAGGCGGTCGAGAGATACGGCTGGCTGAGGGGGGGATTCATGGGGGCGGCGCGGATCGCCCGGTGCCACCCGTTCGCCAAGGGCGGCTACGATCCTGTTCCCTGATCCACGTACTGCCGGCCGCCGATCACAGGAGTGCCTGACATTTTTCTGAGCGCCATCGTCCTTCTGAGCTCGGTCCTGGACGTGTTCAAGCCCATCAAGGACCTGTGGGATGCCGTGTTCGTGCAGAGCCTGGGCGGAGTGCTCGAGTACCTGTACGTCCACCTGCAGGCCGTGCCCCTGATCGAGACGATCGGTGCCTACGGCGTGGCGGTCGTGATCCTGACGGTCATCATCCGGCTGCTGCTGGCCCCGCTTCAGCAGTTCCAGCTGGTCACCCAGCGGAAGACGATGGTCGAGCAGCGCAAGCTCGCGCCCCAGGTCGCCGACCTGAGAAAGAAGTTCAAGAAAGACCCGCAGAAGCTGAACGCGGAGATGATGAAGCTGTACCAGGAGCACGGGGTCAACCCGCTGGGTGGATTGGTCGGCTGCCTTCCGCTCGTCGTCCAGCTGCCGATCCTGACCGCGCTCTACTACGTCTTCACCAACTTCGCCCGGGCGGCCCACCATCCCGCGCCGTTCCTCTTCATCCCCAACCTCAACGACAACCCCAACCACCACCTGCTGCTGGCCGGGCTGCCGATACCCGCCATCGCCTATCTGGTCTTCCCTCTCCTGGCGGCCGTGACCACGCTGGTGCAGTCGAGGATGCTGCAGATGCCGCCGCCGCCCAACCCGACGGACCAGGAGCTTCAGACGCAGCAGATGCAGCGGACGATGGTGTGGCTTTCGCCGCTGATGATCGGCTACTTCGCCCTCAACGTCCCCGCCGGCCTGGGCCTCTACTGGTTTATCGGCAACTGCGTCAGTATCATTCAGCAGGGCTTCGTGGTCGGGTGGGGAAACCTGTTGCCGGCGCGCCTCAGGCCGGCGCCGGCGGGCGCTGACCTCGGGCCGGGAGCCGGACCGAAGAGGGCCGGCGAGGGGCCCAGGAGTGGACCCAGACATGGACCCAAGGATGAACCCAGAAACGGCTCCAAACCCAGGAGGCCAAAGAGGTGAGGTTGCTATGAAGTCCGCTGAAGGCCGCGGCCGCACGCTCGACGAAGCCGTTGACGCCGCGCTGATCGAGCTTGGTGAGAGCCGCCGGAACGTCGATGTCAAGGTGCTCAGCGAGGGCGCCGACGAGACCGTGGTCGAAGTCAGCGTCATCGATCAAAGCGCCGGTGCGAGCGCCGGTGCCGCTCCCGTCAACGGCAAGGCGGACGCGGCGCGGGCCCTGGTCGAGGGCCTGCTGAAGCACATGGGCGTCCACGCGCAGGTGACCGTGCGGCCGGGCGCCGACCCGATCACACTCGACATCAGCGGTCGCGACCTCGGCACCTTGATCGGTTGGCGTGGCGAGACGCTGCGCGCGCTGCAATCGGTCACCAACGTGATGGTCGGCAGGCACCTGGCCGAAGGCGAGCGGATCATCGTCGATGTCGAGCGTTACCGGCAGCGCCGCGAGCACACGGTGCGCGAGATCGCCCTGCGTGCGGCCCGCCAGGTCAAGATGACCGGCGACGCGATCACGCTCGACGCCATGCAGCCGTTCGAACGGCGGGCCATCCACCTGGCGCTCGAAGGCGATCCGGACGTCACCAGCGGGAGCATCGGCGACGAGCCCGAAAGGCGGGTGGTCGTCGGACCTCGCAAGCCGGCGGCCGGCTAGGTACGAGCGGGTAGGGGCGGTTGCGGTGCCGAGCCGGGTCGCGGCTCAGCGGATCCGGAAGGCGATCGCGCTGATCAACTCGGTCGCCGACGGCGCCGGCGACGAGGAGATAACACCCACCGAGATCGCCGAGGCGATTCGCGATTGCCTGGAGCTGGGTGAGGTCGACCAGGTGGCCAACGTCCGCCGATACCTGGGCGAGGCGCTCGATGCGGTGTCCGACGGCATGCCGGCCGACTTTGTCGCGATGACCCTTTACGCCGCCCTCGGGGCGCTGCAGGAGGGGGGCTCGGCGGCATAGTCGAGCCCGGCGGCTCGGTTCCCTGGCGGTCCTATACTGGCGCTCCCATGGCCTCTTCTCATCGCGTCCACGTGCTTCAGGGAGGCGCCAGGCTCATCACCGCCACCATGCCGGAGAGGCTTTCCGCCAGCGTCGTCCTCATGTTCGGCGGTGGTTCCAGGCTGGAGGACGAGCGACTTGCCGGCGTCTCGCACTTCATCGAACACCTGTACTTCAAGGGCACGCGCCGGCGGCCGACCTCCAAGGAGATCGCCGATGCGATCGAGGGCATCGGGGGGTTCATCAACGCGTCCACGGACAAGGAGTTGACCGCGTACTGGACGCGCGTTCCGTCCGAGCACATGGATCTCGGGCTCGATGTGCTGTTCGACATCGTTTCGAACTCCAAGCTCGAGGAGGCGGACGTGGAACGCGAGCGGATGGTGATCCTGGAGGAGCTGAAGATGTACCAGGACCAGCCGCAGGATTACGTCCAGAACCTGTTCGAGGAGCTCGTCTGGCCGGGGCACCCACTGGGCCGCGACATCGCGGGCACGGTGGAATCGGTCAGCCGTCTCACTCGGGACGACATCCTGGAGTACGCGGACGCGCACTACCGGCTGCCGAACCTGGTGATCGGCGCGGCGGGCGCGCTGGATGAGGTCGAGACGCTCTCGGTCGTCCGGCCCCGGCTCACGCTTGCGCCCCATGCGGACGGCATGCTGCCCGCGCTCGCACCGGGGTCGCTGGACGGCGCCCACGTCCTCGTCCGCCGCAAGCGGACCGAGCAGGCACACATCTGCCTTGGCGTCCGCGCCTTCAGCTACCTGCACCCTGACCGCTACGCGCTGGATTTGCTCAACACGATTCTCGGCGAGGGGATGAGCTCCCGGCTGTTCTTGAACATTCGCGAGCGTCTCGGCCTCGCGTATGACGTGCACAGCTTCACGCAGAAGCACCGTGACACGGGCTACCTGGGCGTGTATCTCGGAGTGGATCCGAAGAAGGCGGCGGAGGCGGTGAACGCGGTGATCGCGGAGCTCGCCGGCTGCTGCGATCGCGAGGCGACGCTCGAGGAGCTCGAGCGGGCGAAGGAATTCACCAAAGGCCGGCTGCGCCTCGAGCTCGAGACCACCAACGGGGTCGCGTTCTGGCTCACCTACCAGGAGCTTTTGATCAACGAGATTCGAACGGTCGAGGAGGAGCTGGCGCTGGTCGACGCCGTGACGGCGGAGGACGTCAAGCGCGTCGCCAACGAGGTCCTGCGCTCACCGGTGCAGATGGCGGTGATCGGACCGTTCGTCCGCGACGTGGACTTCAGGACGGCGATCGGAGCCTGACCCGGCGGCTCGGCGACTCTAGCCCGCGAAGGTGGTCGCGCTCTCGAGCGTTGGCATCTGGGGGTAGATGTCACCGAAATGAGACAGGGGCCAGATGCGGAACCACGCGCGGCCGTCGATGCGGTCGCGGTCGATGGGCCCGAACACGCGGGAGTCCTGGGAGCGGTTGCGGTTGTCGCCCATGACGAAGTACTCATTGGGCGGGATCACCTTGCCGTCGGTGCCGTCCTGGGGCCAGTTGTTGAACACCGTCCACGCTTCGGGCAGGTAAGGCTCATCGAGACGGCGGCCGTTGATGTACACGGTGCCGTCCCGGATCAGCAATCGCTCGCCGGGTAGGGCGATGACCCGCTTGATGAAGTCCTTGGAGTTGTCGGTCGGCGGGCGCAGGATGATGATGTCGCCGCGCTGTGGCGCGTGCAGCCGGTAATCGACCTTGTTGGCGATGAGGTAATCGTTGTCGTCCAACGTCGCGAACATCGACAGCCCTTCGACATGCACCGTCTGCACGGCGAAGCTGATGCCGAAATAAAGGATGACCGCGAGCACGACGACTTCCGCGAGCTCGCGCAGGAGCGAGCCGCCAGTCGAAGCTTCGGTGGTGGCGGCTCCGGCCGCGCGCGGTTGTGGGGCGGCCATGAAATTTAAGAGACGAGCTTAGCGCAGACCCGTTCCAGCTCCTCGCGACTGGAGTATCGGAGCTCGACCTTGCCGCGGTTGGGGCTTCCGACCAGCTTGATCGGGAGGCCGAGCCTGGACTCGACGTCCGCGGCCATGGCGCGCAGCTCCGCCGTCGAGTCGGTGCGGGGTTTTTGGCGGGGGCGATAGGTCCTCACCCAGTTCTCGGTCTGGCGAACGGAGAGCCTGCGGGCGACGACCACCTTGAGGCCGTGCTCCTGCGCGTCCTGGCCCTCGAGGGCGATGAGCGCTCGAGCATGGCCGGCGCTGACCACGCCCGCCGCGACCGCTGATTGAACCGCGGCGCAGCCGCCGAGCAGCCGGAGTGACTGCGTGACCGAGACCCGGTGCCTGCCGATCTTCTGGGCAACGTCCTCGTGCGTGAGGCCGAACTCCTCGGTCAAACGGAGCAGGCCGCGGGCCTCTTCGATGGGATCCAGGTCTGCCCGCTGGAGGTTTTCGATGAGGCCGAGCACCAGCTGCGCGTCGTTGCCGGCGTCGGAGCGCACGACCGCGGGGACGGCGAGGAGCCCGGCGAGACGCGCCGCTCGCCAGCGGCGCTCACCGGCGATGAGCTCGTAGCCATCGGTGAGCCGGCGGACGAGCAGAGGCTGCAGCACGCCGTGCAGGCGGATCGATTCGGCCAGCTCGCTCAGCGGTTCGGCGTCGAAGCGCGTGCGCACCTGTTGCTGTGAGGGCCGGATCTGGTCGACCGCGATCATCTGCGGCACCAGGGCCTCGCCTTCGCGGGACATCGGGATGAGGGCGTCGAGTCCGCGGCCGAGGCCGCGCAAGCGTGGTTGGGTCATCGTTCCAAAAGCTCCTTCGCGAGGGCGCGATATGCGGCGGTGCCTCGACACGTGGGGTCGTATTCGATCACCGATTTGCCGTGGCTCGGCGCCTCGCTGATCCGGACGTTGCGCGGGATGAGGGTCTCGAGGACGTGGTGGGGGTGCGAGCGGCGAACCGATTCGAGGACATCCCAGGCCAGTGTCGTTCGCGCGTCAAATTGCGTCATGAGGATGCCGGCTATCGCCAGCTTGGGGTTGAGGTGTGAACGGACGAGCTGGTGCGTGTACATGAGGTGGCGGAGGCCTTCGAGCGCGAAGTACTCGCACTGGGTGGGGATGAGCATGCTGGTGGCGGCGGCGAGTGCGTTGAGGGTCAGCAGCCCGAGACTGGGGGGACAGTCGATGATCACGCAACTGATGCTCTCGGGCAGCGAGGACAGGGCCGTGCGGAGAAGAGTCTCGCGCCCGGGAAGGCCGGCCAGCTCGATCTCCCCACCGGCCAGGTCGATGTGTGACGCCACCAGCTGCATCCCGGCGATGCCGGTCGGCAGGGCCACCTTTTCGAGCGTCGCCTCGCCGGTGAGCAGGTGGTAGACGTTGAGGCGCGCGCGGGTGGGGTCCAGGCCCAGGCCGGAGGTGGAGTTGGCCTGGGGATCCAGGTCCACCAGCAGGATCGGGTGACCGAGCTCGGCGAGCGCCGCGCCCAGGTTGATGGCGGTCGTGGTCTTGCCGACGCCGCCTTTCTGATTGACCACCGCGACGATCGGACGGGCGATGGCAGCCAACATCTTGGGGTAGGCCTGCTCGGCTGATCCTATATCTGGTGCCATTCTGGGGATTCTAGCTCAGGGCTTCGGGGTTGCCTAGCCAGGTGGTTAAGGGTTGGCGGGCATGGCGGCGCGCCGGCGAGCCGACCAGATCGCGTACGCGGCGACGGCGACCAGGGCGAGCTCGACCGCGGCGGCGAGACCGATCAGCGAGTCGGCGATGCCGAGGCCGACCACCAGGTTGTAGGTGATATGGCAGACGCACGACGTGGTCGTGTTGGTGGACTTCCGGATCGCGCCCAGGCCGAGGGCGATGACGAATACGGACAGCGTATCGAGCGACAGGCCGTACTGGGTGTGGATCGACGTGAAAAGCACAGCCGTGGCGAGCAGGCCGAGGCGCGGCTGAAGCGCTCCCCGGAACAGGATCTCCTCACACAGCCCTGGCGCGATCGCCAGCGCGGCGATGCCGACCGGAGTGCCCAGGCCTCCAAACAGGTGCTGTGTGGTGACGTCCACCTGACGGGCCACCGCGGGCGTCCAGGCGTGGCTGAGGCCGCTCATTCCCTGGGCGAAGGCGAAAAAGGCGCCGGCGGCGGCCAGCGCGAGCGCCAGCTGCCACCATCGGGGGGCGACCAGCCCGAGCCGGGTGGCGGCCTGGAGGGAGTTACGCCGGATGTAGATGCCGACGCCGGCGGCGGCGAGGATCAGAAAGGGCGTTTCCTGGGAGATCAGGTCGGCCAGCGTGAGCGGCGGTATGGACCGATCCGAGGCGAGTACGTCCGTGAAGGCGATGGACGTCAACTGGGTGCCGAAGAGGATCACGGCGAGGACGAGGGCAAGGGCGTGGACCGGGCTGTCCGGGTCGATCGGCAGGATGCGGGCGACGCGCTCGCGGACTGGTTTGGAGGCCAGCGCCGCGGCGGCGACGGCGGTGACCATGATCCCCAGGTCCACGGCAAGCGGGCTGCGGCCGCCGGGGGCTCCGGCGCCGGCGAGATCGAGGGCGCCGAAGAGAAACGTCACCCCAGCGCTCAGGCCGGCGAGGATTCCGGTGGCGTGAAAGGCCCATCGCCTGCCCACGGCGGCGTTGGCCGTGATGACCAGGGGCAGCGGCGTCAGGACCACCAGCGCGCTGGCGGCGTCCAGGAAAAGCTGGTCGATCAGGCCTTCGAGCCCTGCTCGGGGAGGGGCCGCCGCCGGGAAGGGCCGCCGTCAGCTCCTCCCGCACCGATGTCGAGGAGCGGCCGGATCAGCTCGATCGGGAACGGCAAGATGACCGTGGTGTTCTTCTCGGAGCCGATCTCCACCAGGGTCTGAAGGAAGCGCAGCTGCAGAGCCCCCTGCTGGGACGAGATCACCTGGGCGGCGTTGGCGAGGGTCTGCGAGGCCTGGAACTCGCCGTCGGCGTTGATGATCTTGGCCCGCTTCTCGCGCTCCGCCTCGGCTTGCTTGGCCATGGCTCGCTGCATGGTGCTGGGCAGCTCGACATCCTTGATCTCGACCACGGCGACCTTGATGCCCCAGGGCTCGGTCTGCTCGTCGATGATCTTCTGCAGGTTCTGGTTGATCTTCTCCCGGTTGGCCAGGAGCTCATCGAGGGTCGCCTGTCCCAGGGCCGCACGCAAGGTGGTCTGGGCGATCTGGGAGGTGGCGTTGATGTAGTTGAGAACCTGGGTGACGGCCTTGCGCGCATCGATGACCTGGAAGTAGATGACGGCGTTGACCTTGGCGGTCACGTTGTCGTTGGTGATCACCTCCTGCGGCGGCACCTCGAGCGTGATCACCCGCAGGTCGATCTTCACCAGCCGGTCGACCCCGAACGGGATGATGAAGAACAGGCCGGGACCCTTGAGCGCGATGAGGCGGCCCAGGCGGAAGACGACGCCTCGTTCGTATTCGTTGGCGATGCGAAGGCTGGAGAAAACCACGATCACCGCCAGCGCGACGATCACGGCGACGACGGTCAGAGTGCCGACATCCACTACTTCTTCTCCTTGGTCTCCGGCGGCTCGCCGGCGACGACCTCCAATTCCAGGCCTTGACGACCGACGACGCGAACCGCCGTCCCCACCGGGATGGGACCCCCTGGGGCGACTGCCTTCCACAGCGCGCCCTGGATAAAGACTAGCCCCTCTGGCGCCAGCGCCTCGCGGGCCTCGCCGGTCGCGCCGACCAGCGCCTCAGCGCCCATGAACGCGGGCCGCAGGCGCGCCGCCCAGACCTTGCGGATGAACACGACGAAGAAGCCCAGCGTCACGGCCGCGGAGCCGGCGGCGGCGATCGGATTCACGCCGAGGCCGACCGGCCCGGTGTTGACCAGGAACGCCATGCCGAGAACGAGCGCGACGACACCTCCGACGCTGAGGATGCCGTGAGTGTTGGCCTTGAGGTCGGCGATGAACAGCAGGAGCGCCAACAGCATCATCAGCGCCCCGGCGATGTTCACCGGCAGGTTGACAAGCGACACGATGGCCAGGATGGCCGCGATGCCGCCGACGACTCCGGGCAGAATCGCGCCTGGGGTCGAGAGCTCGGTGATGATGCCGTATCCGGCGACGAGGATGAGAAGCGCGGCGATCGTGGGGTCGATGAGCGCGCTGAGGAACACCTGCCAGAACCCCATCGGCAGGTCGTAGAACTGGGCGCCCGCCGTGTGCAGGACCAGAGCGCCGCTCGGCCTGGGCACCGAGCGACCGTCGATCGCGGCCATGAGCGAGCCGGGGTCGGTCGCCTCCAGGTCGGCGACGTGCAGCTTGACCGCCTCTTCGGCGTTGATGTTGACGCTGTTCCGCACGGCCTGCTCTGCCCAGTCGGCATTGCGGCCGTGCAGGGTGGCGAGGTTGCGGACCCGGGTCACGGCATCGTTGAGCACCTTCTTGCCGAGATCTCCGGTTAGGTCGGCGCCGGTGGCCTGGATGGGATGGGCGGAGCCGATGTTGGTGCCGGGCGCCATCGCCAGGACGTCGGCGGCCTGAGCGACGAACAGCCCCGCGCTGGCTGCGCGAGCGCCGCTTGGATACACGTAGACGATCACCGGCACGCTCGAGTTCAGCAGGCTGGTGACGATTTCATCCATCGAGGTGGAGACGCCGCCCGGGGTGTTGAGCACGACCAGGAGGGCATCGGCTCGATCGGCTTCGGCCCGGCTGACCGCATTCGCCATGTAGGCGGCGGTGATGGTGTTGATGTCGCCGCTGAGGTCGGCCTGGTCGACATGCGGGGACCTCGCGGACGCGCTGAGCGGCAGGAGGGCGGCCAGGGCGAAACTGACAGCCCCAACTCGCAGCGCACCAACTCGGCGCATGTTTCGAGTATGGCAAGGCTGAGCTCGGGCTGCCGATGTAAAACGTGGAACATTCGGCGACCCGGTCCGGAGCCGGGGGGGGCGCCACGAGAGGGTCGTAAAATCCAGCGGATGGGGGCGCAGTCTCGGCGTGAGGAGCATGGCGGCTCGACCGGCCGGGACCATGTTCACGACGACGATGACGCGCTGCGGGAGCTGGTCCGGCAAGCCGCGATCGCTCGGCCCCTGCAACCAGGGGAACAAGACAAGCTGCTGGAGCTCTCGGCGCTGGGCGACCGGTCGAGCCAGGACCGGGTGGTCTCGGCCAACCTGAAGCTGGTCATCCGCCTGGCCGCCGGCCGCGGCGGACACGGACTGTCGGTTCCCGACCTGGTCCAGGAGGGTTCGATCGGCCTCGTCGAGGCCGTCCGGTCATTCGCGGGCAGTGGAGAGGGTGATTTCGGCCGCTTCGCCGAGCAGAGGATCGGCGCCCACTTGGATGCCGCCATCGCGGCCGAGGCGGCCGCCGTGCGTGATGCGCAGCTGCTGGTCGCCGCCGCCACCGACTACGAGCGCACCGAGCTGCTGCTGCGCCGCGAGCTTCACCGCCTGGCCACCGAGAACGAGCTCGCCGAGAAGCTCGAATGGACGGTGGAGCGCACCCGCTACGTCGCCCAGGTCGTGGCCGACGCCCGCCGGAGGCACGACGAAGAGCTGCTCGCCTTCATCGACCCAGAGGTCATCGACCTCGATCATGACGACGATGACGGCGAGCGGGTTGAATTTGACAGCTAGCGCGATCAACCGAACCGCCCTTTACGACCGCCACGTCGCGCTCGGCGGTCGCCTGGTGGATTTTGGCGGCTGGGAGATGCCACAGCAGTACAGCTCGATTCGCGACGAGCACCTCGCCGTCCGCAAGGTCGCGGGTCTGTTCGACGTCTCGCACATGGGCCGTCTCCTGGTCGAGGGCGCCGCGGCCGAGGCCTACCTGCAGGGCCTTCTCACCAACGACCTGGGCACGCTGGCGCCCGGGCATGCGCTCTACACCCTGCTCTGCCGGCCCGATGGCGGCGTCATCGACGACCTGGTCGTCTATCGCGAGACGAAGCACCGATTCCTGGTCGTCGTCAATGCCTCCAACCGCGCGAAGGACACGGCCTGGATGTGCGACCACCTGCCGCCTGGAGTGTCGCTTGAGGACCGGACGCGGGAGATCAGCCTGATCGCTCTTCAGGGCCCTGCCGCGCAGGCGCTGCTGCCGGGGGGCAGCTCCGACACCGCCGACATTCCGTACTTTGGCTTTCGTCCCGGTGAGGTGGCCGGGGTCAGCGCCCTGATCTCCCGCACGGGCTACACCGGAGAGGACGGTTTCGAGCTCTTCATCGACTCGAGCCAGGTCGGGAAAGTCTGGGATGCGATCCTGGAAGCCGGCGGCGCAGCCGGCGTCCTGCCCGCCGGACTCGGCGCTCGTGATGCCACCCGTCTGGAGGCCGCGCTCCGCCTTTACGGCAACGACATGGACGAAACCGTCAACCCTTACGAGGCCGGCCTGGGCTGGACGGTCAAGCTCGGCAAGGGCGATTTCATCGGTCGCGACGCCCTGGTCCAAGTTCGCGAGCAGGGTCCGCGAAGGACGCTGATCGGGCTCAGGACCGAGCCGGGCAGCATCCCTCGGCATGGCGCCGCGTTGATCGCTCAAGGCCGCCGCGCCGGCCTGGTCACCAGCGGCACCCACTCGTTCTTCCTCGGCCATCCCATCGCGCTGGCGATGGTGGAAGCCCCATCATTTCGTGTCGGAGACAAGGTCGCGGTCGAGGTGCGAGGCCGCGAAGCTCCAGCCGAGGTGGTCAAGCTGCCTTTCTATCGGGGTTCGGCCCGATCAGCGGTCGCCCCGGCCAAGCCTTGACCGGCATCGGCATCCAGCGAGTAGAAGGAGAATCGAATGGCTGACCGCCGCTATACCAAGTCGCATGAGTGGCTCACGGTCGACGGCAAGGAAGTCACGGTCGGCATCACCGACTTCGCCCAAGCCCAGCTCGGCGACGTCGTCTTCCTGGAGCTGCCCAGCCCGGGCCGGAAACTTGAAGAGCGCGAGAGCTTTGGGGTGGTGGAGTCGGTCAAGGCGGCGAGCGATCTTTACGCGCCCGTGGCGGGCCGGATCACGGCCGTCAACGACCAGCTCAGCGCCAATCCCGAGCTGCTCAACTCCGATCCATATGGCGAGGGCTGGATCCTCAAGCTCGAG
Proteins encoded in this region:
- the lepB gene encoding signal peptidase I; this translates as MAAPQPRAAGAATTEASTGGSLLRELAEVVVLAVILYFGISFAVQTVHVEGLSMFATLDDNDYLIANKVDYRLHAPQRGDIIILRPPTDNSKDFIKRVIALPGERLLIRDGTVYINGRRLDEPYLPEAWTVFNNWPQDGTDGKVIPPNEYFVMGDNRNRSQDSRVFGPIDRDRIDGRAWFRIWPLSHFGDIYPQMPTLESATTFAG
- a CDS encoding ParB/RepB/Spo0J family partition protein — protein: MTQPRLRGLGRGLDALIPMSREGEALVPQMIAVDQIRPSQQQVRTRFDAEPLSELAESIRLHGVLQPLLVRRLTDGYELIAGERRWRAARLAGLLAVPAVVRSDAGNDAQLVLGLIENLQRADLDPIEEARGLLRLTEEFGLTHEDVAQKIGRHRVSVTQSLRLLGGCAAVQSAVAAGVVSAGHARALIALEGQDAQEHGLKVVVARRLSVRQTENWVRTYRPRQKPRTDSTAELRAMAADVESRLGLPIKLVGSPNRGKVELRYSSREELERVCAKLVS
- a CDS encoding ParA family protein; translation: MLAAIARPIVAVVNQKGGVGKTTTAINLGAALAELGHPILLVDLDPQANSTSGLGLDPTRARLNVYHLLTGEATLEKVALPTGIAGMQLVASHIDLAGGEIELAGLPGRETLLRTALSSLPESISCVIIDCPPSLGLLTLNALAAATSMLIPTQCEYFALEGLRHLMYTHQLVRSHLNPKLAIAGILMTQFDARTTLAWDVLESVRRSHPHHVLETLIPRNVRISEAPSHGKSVIEYDPTCRGTAAYRALAKELLER
- a CDS encoding CPBP family intramembrane metalloprotease, with amino-acid sequence MVLTPLPLVITANAAVGRRWAFHATGILAGLSAGVTFLFGALDLAGAGAPGGRSPLAVDLGIMVTAVAAAALASKPVRERVARILPIDPDSPVHALALVLAVILFGTQLTSIAFTDVLASDRSIPPLTLADLISQETPFLILAAAGVGIYIRRNSLQAATRLGLVAPRWWQLALALAAAGAFFAFAQGMSGLSHAWTPAVARQVDVTTQHLFGGLGTPVGIAALAIAPGLCEEILFRGALQPRLGLLATAVLFTSIHTQYGLSLDTLSVFVIALGLGAIRKSTNTTTSCVCHITYNLVVGLGIADSLIGLAAAVELALVAVAAYAIWSARRRAAMPANP
- a CDS encoding slipin family protein, producing MTVVAVIVALAVIVVFSSLRIANEYERGVVFRLGRLIALKGPGLFFIIPFGVDRLVKIDLRVITLEVPPQEVITNDNVTAKVNAVIYFQVIDARKAVTQVLNYINATSQIAQTTLRAALGQATLDELLANREKINQNLQKIIDEQTEPWGIKVAVVEIKDVELPSTMQRAMAKQAEAEREKRAKIINADGEFQASQTLANAAQVISSQQGALQLRFLQTLVEIGSEKNTTVILPFPIELIRPLLDIGAGGADGGPSRRRPLPEQGSKA
- a CDS encoding nodulation protein NfeD → MPDQLPQRVIVVVNMVPAGRAAMLLTPRLRPHPLDFTTLSWRPPRLRTGSPNVPRFTSAARAQPCHTRNMRRVGALRVGAVSFALAALLPLSASARSPHVDQADLSGDINTITAAYMANAVSRAEADRADALLVVLNTPGGVSTSMDEIVTSLLNSSVPVIVYVYPSGARAASAGLFVAQAADVLAMAPGTNIGSAHPIQATGADLTGDLGKKVLNDAVTRVRNLATLHGRNADWAEQAVRNSVNINAEEAVKLHVADLEATDPGSLMAAIDGRSVPRPSGALVLHTAGAQFYDLPMGFWQVFLSALIDPTIAALLILVAGYGIITELSTPGAILPGVVGGIAAILAIVSLVNLPVNIAGALMMLLALLLFIADLKANTHGILSVGGVVALVLGMAFLVNTGPVGLGVNPIAAAGSAAVTLGFFVVFIRKVWAARLRPAFMGAEALVGATGEAREALAPEGLVFIQGALWKAVAPGGPIPVGTAVRVVGRQGLELEVVAGEPPETKEKK